A genomic window from Thioalkalivibrio sp. ALJ12 includes:
- a CDS encoding complex I subunit 5 family protein, with product MTDGGWLLLAILMSSLGPGLAIFFLPERRYGLRTLLNLGGAGTKLVLVGWLLLGVLRGDEYQLSIPLLPGIDFVLAADALSLLFATLSAVLWFVTTVYAIGYLEGSPRRSRFFGFFSLCVSATVGIALSGNLITLLIFYELLTLATWPLVVHRGTPAALRAGRLYLAYTLTSGLVLFTAIVWLTLLAGAESFVPGGYLGELATTHETTLKVLFVMLMIGFGVKAALVPLHSWLPIAMVAPAPVSALLHAVAVVKAGAFGIVRVVNDVYGAEVTMELGLAAGLVVVAAITILYGSIQALRTDDLKQRLAFSTVSQVSYIVLGVALAGPLGVIGGLVHLVHQGITKITLFFCAGNFAETLGIHKISELDGVGRRMPLTMLAFTLGALGMIGLPPLAGFVTKWHLGLGALEAQFHWVLAVLIVSSLLNAAYFLPPVIRGWLGERRTSWHERMVEHSGPTRFETHWMLLVPTMFVAALSLLGGLLAGMSLSPLDWVTLIVERDYSIPGFAP from the coding sequence ATGACCGACGGCGGCTGGCTGCTCCTCGCCATCCTGATGAGTTCGCTGGGCCCGGGCCTGGCGATCTTCTTCCTGCCCGAACGGCGCTATGGCCTGCGGACCCTGCTGAACCTCGGCGGGGCCGGGACCAAGCTGGTACTGGTCGGCTGGCTGCTGCTGGGCGTCCTGCGCGGCGATGAATATCAGCTCAGCATCCCGCTGCTGCCGGGGATCGACTTCGTACTCGCGGCGGACGCCCTGTCCCTGCTGTTCGCCACCCTCTCAGCAGTGCTGTGGTTCGTCACCACCGTGTACGCCATCGGCTATCTGGAAGGTTCGCCACGTCGGAGCCGTTTTTTTGGCTTCTTTTCCCTTTGTGTCAGCGCCACGGTCGGGATCGCGCTGTCGGGCAACCTGATCACGCTGCTGATCTTCTACGAGCTGCTGACGCTGGCCACCTGGCCGCTGGTGGTGCACCGCGGCACACCCGCCGCCCTGCGCGCCGGACGCCTGTATCTGGCCTACACCCTGACCAGCGGGCTGGTGCTGTTCACCGCGATCGTCTGGCTGACGCTTCTGGCCGGTGCCGAATCCTTCGTGCCGGGCGGCTACCTCGGCGAACTCGCGACCACGCACGAGACCACGCTCAAGGTCCTGTTCGTGATGTTGATGATCGGGTTCGGGGTCAAGGCGGCTTTGGTGCCGCTGCACTCCTGGCTGCCGATCGCGATGGTCGCGCCCGCCCCTGTTAGTGCCCTGCTGCACGCGGTCGCCGTGGTCAAGGCCGGGGCCTTCGGGATTGTGCGGGTGGTGAACGACGTCTATGGCGCCGAGGTCACGATGGAACTCGGGCTCGCCGCAGGGCTGGTAGTGGTCGCCGCGATCACCATCCTGTACGGCTCGATCCAGGCCCTGCGCACGGACGACCTGAAGCAGCGGCTGGCCTTTTCTACCGTCAGCCAGGTCTCGTACATCGTGCTGGGTGTCGCGCTGGCCGGGCCGCTGGGGGTCATCGGCGGGCTTGTGCATCTGGTGCATCAGGGGATCACCAAGATCACGCTGTTCTTTTGTGCCGGCAACTTTGCCGAGACACTCGGCATCCACAAGATCAGCGAGCTGGACGGCGTGGGCCGCCGCATGCCGTTGACCATGCTGGCCTTTACCCTGGGCGCCCTGGGCATGATCGGGCTGCCGCCGCTCGCGGGCTTCGTCACCAAGTGGCATCTGGGCCTGGGGGCGCTGGAGGCCCAGTTCCACTGGGTACTGGCCGTGCTGATCGTCAGCAGCCTGCTCAATGCAGCGTATTTCCTGCCGCCGGTGATCCGCGGCTGGCTGGGCGAGCGACGCACGTCCTGGCACGAGCGTATGGTCGAACATAGCGGCCCCACACGCTTCGAGACCCACTGGATGCTGCTCGTCCCCACGATGTTCGTCGCGGCCCTGAGCCTGCTCGGCGGGCTGCTGGCGGGGATGAGCCTGAGCCCGCTCGACTGGGTGACCCTGATCGTGGAACGCGACTATTCGATCCCGGGGTTCGCGCCATGA
- a CDS encoding complex I subunit 5 family protein gives MNALIWLAIPLVPLLLAVLIGLRPHRTRFNRWAPWAALPGLGGAAFGGDIEPATLDWLMLNTLLGLDPLGQAFLALTSGLWLAAGLFALSDRQDDPLRHRFYAFWLLALSGNLGLILAQDALSFYLFFSLMSLAAYGLVVHSNTAEAWRAGRIYLILAVVGEILLFSGLVMAIHQAGGDTRLTAIAEARPEGWGLALLVLGFGIKAGMLPLHFWLPLAHPAAPVAASAVLSGAMIKAGLLGWLRVLPLDETGHVLLGETLVLLGLSAAFLAALAGVLQSRPKTILAYSSISQMGLMTAGVGLALALPDLRAWLLMAVTLYAVHHGFAKGALFLAAGMTAQRPAGGTGRLAFFLFAVLPALALAGMPMTSGALAKNTLKEPLYDADLAGWMAHTEFALTLAAAGTTLLMLRFLWRWYQTQQDTQTPPRADSRRWWAWGGLAAMSLVFPLLGVAVAPPEQVSAWVVLTSLSLVWPIGVGLVLGLLAWRWARDRDRPWLQEGDLVVPLEWLAHTSQRLWHRRPALIGVGRHPARLRWLRYRLRERLELAEGVLTRWETIGLLFAAAMLGLYLTLWAG, from the coding sequence ATGAACGCCCTGATCTGGCTCGCGATCCCCTTGGTCCCGCTGTTGCTCGCGGTACTGATCGGCCTGCGGCCGCACCGGACCCGCTTCAACCGTTGGGCCCCGTGGGCGGCATTGCCGGGCCTTGGAGGTGCGGCCTTCGGGGGCGATATCGAGCCCGCCACCCTGGACTGGCTGATGCTCAACACACTACTGGGGCTCGACCCTCTGGGGCAGGCCTTTCTGGCGTTGACCTCTGGGCTCTGGCTGGCGGCCGGCCTGTTTGCGCTGAGCGATCGCCAGGATGACCCGCTGCGTCACCGCTTCTACGCGTTCTGGCTGCTGGCGCTCTCCGGGAACCTGGGCCTGATCCTCGCCCAGGACGCCCTGAGCTTTTATCTGTTCTTCTCCCTGATGAGCCTGGCGGCCTATGGCCTGGTGGTGCACTCCAATACAGCGGAGGCCTGGCGCGCCGGACGCATCTATCTGATCCTGGCGGTCGTCGGTGAAATCCTGCTGTTTTCCGGCCTCGTCATGGCGATTCACCAGGCGGGTGGCGATACGCGGCTGACCGCGATCGCCGAGGCGCGCCCCGAAGGCTGGGGCCTTGCGTTGCTGGTGCTCGGGTTTGGCATCAAGGCCGGGATGCTTCCCCTGCATTTCTGGCTGCCGCTGGCCCACCCGGCCGCACCAGTCGCGGCCAGCGCCGTGCTGTCGGGGGCGATGATCAAGGCTGGCCTGCTGGGCTGGCTGCGGGTATTGCCACTGGATGAGACCGGCCATGTGCTGCTCGGCGAGACCCTCGTGCTCCTGGGTCTGTCGGCAGCCTTCCTCGCCGCACTCGCCGGGGTTCTGCAGTCGCGTCCCAAGACCATCCTCGCGTACTCCAGCATCAGCCAGATGGGGCTGATGACGGCCGGGGTCGGGCTGGCACTCGCCCTGCCTGACCTGCGGGCCTGGCTGCTGATGGCCGTTACGCTCTACGCCGTGCACCACGGCTTTGCCAAGGGTGCGCTGTTCCTGGCCGCCGGGATGACCGCGCAGCGCCCCGCGGGTGGCACAGGCCGCCTGGCCTTTTTCCTGTTCGCGGTGCTGCCAGCACTCGCCCTGGCCGGGATGCCGATGACCAGCGGCGCACTGGCCAAGAACACCCTGAAGGAACCGCTGTACGACGCCGATCTGGCCGGCTGGATGGCTCATACGGAGTTCGCCCTGACCCTGGCGGCCGCCGGCACAACGCTCCTGATGCTGCGCTTTCTCTGGCGCTGGTATCAGACACAGCAAGACACCCAGACGCCCCCGCGCGCGGACTCACGCCGCTGGTGGGCCTGGGGTGGCCTGGCGGCGATGTCGCTGGTCTTCCCCCTGCTGGGGGTGGCAGTCGCCCCACCGGAGCAGGTTTCCGCCTGGGTCGTGCTGACGAGTCTGAGCCTTGTCTGGCCAATTGGTGTCGGCCTGGTCCTGGGGCTGCTGGCCTGGCGATGGGCTCGGGATCGCGATCGGCCGTGGCTCCAGGAGGGCGATCTCGTCGTGCCCCTGGAGTGGCTCGCGCACACCAGCCAGCGCCTGTGGCACCGCCGCCCTGCATTGATCGGCGTCGGGCGCCACCCGGCGCGCCTGCGCTGGCTACGCTACCGGCTTCGTGAACGGCTGGAACTGGCCGAGGGTGTACTCACCCGCTGGGAGACCATCGGCCTGCTGTTCGCCGCCGCGATGCTGGGTCTGTACCTGACCCTCTGGGCCGGTTGA
- a CDS encoding alpha/beta hydrolase, translating into MRHSWITTACAAACLASAPAFAADKVTLEHDDLTLIGHFQEGAGASPEDGVVLMLHGTLAHGRMEVMQAVQDQLADRGHNTLSINLSYGIDEREGMFECDAPIHHGVDEHMKEVALWQEWLQGEGYGPVTLFGHSRGGNQVARYLTEHDPDDIRAMVLVAPSTFDADKVAADYEDQAGEPLGEVLARAQEKHDRGDGSMLEGVRFLQCGELDVAPHAFLSYYDPAPVHNTPSVIDGIQTPTLVVIGSEDDVVADLPERMDAVEDKEHITVNTVDGADHFFRDFFADDVVDFTVDFLDEH; encoded by the coding sequence ATGCGGCATTCATGGATCACGACGGCCTGTGCGGCCGCTTGCCTGGCTTCAGCCCCGGCGTTTGCGGCCGACAAGGTCACGCTGGAGCATGACGACCTGACCCTGATCGGTCATTTCCAGGAAGGGGCCGGTGCCTCGCCTGAAGATGGTGTGGTGCTGATGCTGCACGGCACGCTCGCCCACGGCCGCATGGAGGTCATGCAGGCGGTCCAGGATCAGCTGGCCGACCGAGGCCACAATACGCTGTCGATCAACCTGAGCTACGGGATCGACGAACGTGAGGGGATGTTCGAGTGCGACGCGCCGATTCATCATGGCGTGGACGAGCACATGAAAGAGGTCGCGCTCTGGCAGGAGTGGCTGCAGGGCGAAGGCTATGGCCCGGTCACGCTGTTCGGGCATTCGCGTGGAGGCAACCAGGTGGCCCGCTATCTGACCGAGCACGATCCGGACGACATCCGCGCGATGGTTCTGGTCGCTCCGTCCACCTTTGATGCGGACAAGGTCGCGGCGGATTACGAAGATCAGGCCGGGGAACCACTGGGTGAAGTACTGGCCCGCGCCCAGGAGAAACACGACCGTGGCGACGGCTCCATGCTGGAAGGCGTGCGTTTTCTGCAATGTGGCGAACTGGATGTCGCACCCCATGCGTTCCTGAGCTACTACGATCCGGCCCCGGTCCACAACACGCCAAGCGTGATCGACGGCATCCAGACCCCGACGCTGGTGGTGATCGGGTCCGAGGATGACGTGGTGGCAGATCTGCCGGAGCGGATGGATGCGGTCGAGGACAAGGAGCACATCACGGTGAACACCGTCGATGGTGCGGATCATTTCTTCCGCGACTTCTTCGCCGACGACGTGGTGGACTTCACCGTCGACTTTCTCGATGAGCACTGA